The following proteins come from a genomic window of Pseudomonas putida:
- the mmsA gene encoding CoA-acylating methylmalonate-semialdehyde dehydrogenase, which translates to MNAPQSPNSTKVEQVKLLIDGQWVESRTTEWRDIVNPATQEVLARVPFATVEEVDAAVAAAHRAFQTWRDTPIGARMRIMLKLQALIREHTKRIAQVLSAEQGKTLADAEGDIFRGLEVVEHAASIGTLQMGEFAENVAGGVDTYTLRQPIGVCAGITPFNFPAMIPLWMFPMAIVCGNTFVLKPSEQDPLSTMLLVELALEAGVPAGVLNVVHGGKQVVDAICTHQDIKAISFVGSTEVGTHVYNLGSQHGKRVQSMMGAKNHAVVLPDANRTQTINALVGAAFGAAGQRCMATSVAVLVGKAREWLPDIKEAASKLKVNAGCEPGTDVGPVVSKRAKERVLGLIESGIKEGAKLELDGRDVKVPGYEQGNFVGPTLFSGVKTDMQVYTQEIFGPVLVTLEVDTLDEAIALVNANPFGNGTGLFTQSGAAARKFQSEIDIGQVGINIPIPVPVPFFSFTGSRGSKLGDLGPYGKQVVQFYTQTKTVTARWFDDDSVNDGVNTTISLR; encoded by the coding sequence ATGAACGCACCGCAATCCCCTAACAGCACCAAGGTTGAGCAGGTCAAGCTGCTGATCGACGGCCAGTGGGTCGAGTCCAGAACCACCGAATGGCGTGACATCGTCAACCCGGCCACCCAAGAGGTGCTGGCGCGCGTACCGTTCGCCACCGTCGAGGAAGTCGATGCAGCCGTGGCCGCCGCGCACCGCGCATTCCAGACCTGGCGTGACACCCCGATCGGCGCGCGCATGCGCATCATGCTCAAGCTGCAGGCGCTGATCCGCGAACACACCAAACGCATTGCCCAGGTACTCAGCGCCGAGCAGGGCAAGACCCTGGCCGACGCCGAAGGTGATATCTTCCGCGGCCTGGAAGTGGTCGAGCACGCGGCGTCCATTGGCACCCTGCAGATGGGCGAATTCGCCGAGAACGTCGCCGGCGGTGTCGATACCTACACCTTGCGCCAGCCGATCGGCGTGTGCGCTGGCATCACCCCGTTCAACTTCCCGGCGATGATCCCGCTGTGGATGTTCCCCATGGCCATCGTCTGCGGCAACACCTTCGTGCTCAAACCATCCGAGCAGGATCCGCTGTCGACCATGCTTCTGGTCGAGCTGGCGCTGGAAGCCGGCGTACCGGCCGGCGTGCTGAACGTGGTGCACGGCGGCAAGCAGGTGGTGGATGCCATTTGCACCCACCAGGACATCAAGGCGATTTCCTTCGTGGGCTCTACTGAAGTCGGTACGCACGTGTACAACCTCGGCAGCCAGCATGGCAAGCGTGTGCAGTCAATGATGGGCGCCAAGAACCACGCGGTGGTGTTGCCTGATGCCAACCGCACGCAAACCATCAATGCGCTGGTCGGTGCGGCCTTCGGCGCGGCGGGCCAGCGCTGCATGGCGACCTCGGTGGCAGTGTTGGTGGGCAAGGCCCGCGAATGGTTGCCGGATATCAAGGAGGCTGCCAGCAAGCTCAAGGTCAATGCTGGCTGCGAGCCGGGCACCGACGTTGGCCCGGTGGTTTCCAAGCGGGCCAAGGAGCGTGTGCTGGGCCTGATCGAAAGCGGTATCAAGGAAGGCGCCAAGCTGGAACTCGACGGCCGTGACGTCAAGGTACCGGGCTATGAGCAAGGCAACTTCGTCGGCCCGACCCTGTTCTCGGGCGTGAAGACCGACATGCAGGTGTATACCCAGGAAATCTTCGGCCCGGTGCTGGTGACCCTGGAAGTCGACACGCTCGACGAGGCCATCGCCCTGGTCAACGCCAACCCGTTTGGCAACGGCACCGGCCTGTTCACCCAGAGCGGCGCGGCAGCACGCAAGTTCCAGAGCGAGATCGATATCGGCCAGGTCGGCATCAACATCCCGATCCCGGTACCCGTACCGTTCTTCAGCTTCACCGGCTCGCGTGGTTCCAAGCTCGGTGATCTCGGGCCGTACGGCAAGCAAGTGGTGCAGTTCTACACTCAGACCAAGACTGTCACTGCTCGCTGGTTCGATGACGACAGCGTCAACGACGGTGTGAACACCACCATTAGCCTGCGCTAA
- a CDS encoding LysR family transcriptional regulator translates to MQKDLTSLSALNWDDLKFFLEVARTRKASSAAKRLSVDYTTVSRRISSLEGALGTLLFEKSRTNGFVLTAEGQRLLGYAESIESTLHMACEQVSGSGVALSGHVRMGCTEGFGSFFITPQLSHFVDAYPAISVDILPLPHFISLSKREADIVIALERPEHGPYVCCKLCDYRLRLYATQDYLDSHAPIRQVGDLAKHPFISYVDDLAFSSELLYLANLIPNASAHLRSTSVIAQYTAALQGRGLAILPCFLAAQDPRLVTVLPEEIEVTRQFWMYCREDLRKLKRITLLWDYIRGVTEANAPLLMGQTREIRFAQD, encoded by the coding sequence ATGCAAAAAGACCTCACATCCCTGAGCGCGCTCAACTGGGACGATTTGAAGTTCTTCCTCGAAGTGGCTCGCACCCGCAAGGCCAGCAGTGCTGCCAAACGGCTGAGCGTGGACTACACCACCGTGTCGCGACGCATCAGCTCGCTGGAGGGTGCGCTGGGCACCTTGCTGTTCGAAAAGTCGCGCACCAACGGCTTTGTGCTGACCGCCGAGGGCCAGCGCCTGCTGGGCTATGCCGAATCGATCGAGAGCACGCTGCACATGGCGTGCGAGCAGGTGTCCGGGTCGGGGGTGGCGTTGTCGGGCCATGTGCGCATGGGCTGCACGGAGGGCTTTGGCAGCTTTTTCATCACGCCGCAGCTAAGCCACTTCGTCGACGCCTACCCGGCGATTTCGGTAGACATCCTGCCGCTGCCGCACTTCATCAGCCTGTCCAAGCGTGAGGCGGACATCGTCATTGCCCTGGAGCGGCCCGAGCATGGACCTTATGTGTGCTGCAAGCTGTGCGACTACCGCTTGCGCCTGTACGCGACCCAGGATTACCTGGACAGCCACGCGCCGATCCGCCAGGTGGGGGATTTGGCCAAACACCCGTTCATCAGTTACGTGGATGACCTGGCGTTCAGCTCCGAGCTGCTGTACCTGGCCAACCTGATCCCCAACGCCAGCGCGCATCTGCGCAGTACCAGCGTGATCGCGCAGTACACGGCAGCGCTGCAGGGGCGCGGGCTGGCGATATTGCCGTGCTTCCTCGCCGCGCAGGACCCGCGATTGGTCACGGTGTTGCCGGAGGAGATCGAGGTGACGCGGCAATTCTGGATGTACTGCCGGGAGGACTTGCGCAAGTTGAAGCGCATTACCCTGCTGTGGGATTACATCCGTGGGGTGACCGAGGCGAATGCGCCGTTGTTGATGGGGCAAACCCGCGAGATACGCTTTGCCCAGGACTGA